In Microbacterium esteraromaticum, the following proteins share a genomic window:
- the topA gene encoding type I DNA topoisomerase, which yields MAEGKKLVIVESPTKMRSIQGYLGDGYQVLSSVGHIRDLADKKDIPADDKKAYGKYSIDVENDFDPYYVVSDRKTKTVAELRRALKSADEVLLATDEDREGEAIAWHLLETLKPKVPVKRMVFHEITKDAIQAAVGNTRELDLALVDAQETRRILDRLYGWDVSPVLWYKVKSGLSAGRVQSAATRMVVERERERMAFVSAEYWDVESQASSAGAAFGVRLVRVDGGQLARGTDFDDAGKLKKAVVVLSEADAETLATAVDAAGTATVTKVEAKPGTRSPYAPFTTSTLQQEAGRKLSMSAKQAMSVAQRLYEKGYITYMRTDSVALSTQAIQAARSQAVALYGDSAVPLKPRVYKSKSKNAQEAHEAIRPSGETFRTPASVSSGLDREELRLYDLIWKRTVASQMSDAKYETTTVTLEAQAAGKRVEFTASGTVYTFKGFLEAYEEGRDEKRNAQDSSAEQSLPAVAVGDELAMSESVAKGHRTTPKPRYTEASLVKALEEHGIGRPSTFASIIGTVIDRGYATKRGQALVPTWLAFSVVRLLEQHFADLIDYDFTAALEDDLDAIARGEQKRVEWLKSFYYGSEKQVGLRQVVDNLGEIDARALNSTPITDDATLRFGKYGPYLEVVDPANPEAKPRIVNVPEDLAPDELTAEKARELIDAPVAGDRVLGENPENGKIIVVKDGRFGPYVQENDPVSDDDAVDETTGEVVEKPKKKAKKEAAPKPRTASLFRSMSVDTIDLDTALQLLSLPRVVGTDPATGEEITAQNGRFGPYLKKGTDSRSLESESQIFDVTLEKALELYAQPKYGGRKASSALKEFEADPVSGKPIRIRDGRFGAYVTDGETNVTIPRGQTPDDVTFEIAVQMLADKRAKGPAPKRGAKKAPAKKAPAKKTAAKKAPAKKASAKKAAPTSDAEKAAARSEAAKKAAATRKANAIAKADAARAAKAGS from the coding sequence TTGGCAGAAGGCAAGAAGCTCGTCATCGTCGAGTCCCCGACGAAGATGCGGTCGATCCAGGGATACCTCGGCGACGGGTACCAGGTGCTCAGCTCGGTCGGTCATATCCGCGACCTCGCCGATAAGAAGGACATCCCCGCCGACGACAAGAAGGCGTACGGCAAGTACTCCATCGACGTCGAAAATGACTTCGACCCCTACTACGTGGTGTCCGATCGCAAGACCAAGACGGTCGCCGAGCTTCGCCGTGCGCTCAAGAGCGCCGACGAAGTGCTGCTCGCCACAGACGAAGACCGCGAGGGCGAAGCCATCGCGTGGCACCTGCTCGAGACCCTCAAGCCGAAGGTCCCGGTCAAGCGCATGGTCTTCCACGAGATCACGAAGGACGCGATCCAGGCCGCCGTCGGCAACACCCGAGAGCTCGACCTCGCACTCGTCGACGCTCAGGAGACCCGCCGCATCCTCGACCGGCTCTACGGCTGGGACGTCTCGCCCGTGCTCTGGTACAAGGTCAAGTCCGGCCTCTCAGCGGGTCGCGTCCAGTCCGCCGCCACCCGCATGGTCGTCGAACGCGAGCGCGAGCGCATGGCGTTCGTCTCAGCCGAGTACTGGGATGTCGAGTCGCAGGCGTCGTCGGCCGGCGCCGCATTCGGCGTGCGTCTCGTTCGCGTCGACGGCGGCCAGCTGGCGCGCGGAACCGACTTCGACGACGCAGGCAAGCTCAAGAAGGCCGTCGTCGTGCTGTCAGAGGCCGACGCCGAGACGCTCGCGACCGCGGTGGACGCGGCAGGCACCGCGACCGTCACCAAGGTCGAGGCCAAGCCGGGCACGCGCAGCCCCTATGCCCCGTTCACCACCTCCACGCTGCAGCAGGAGGCCGGACGCAAGCTCTCGATGAGCGCCAAGCAGGCGATGAGCGTCGCCCAGCGGCTCTACGAGAAGGGGTACATCACTTATATGCGCACCGACTCGGTCGCGCTGAGCACGCAGGCGATCCAGGCCGCACGCAGCCAGGCCGTCGCCCTGTACGGCGATTCGGCAGTGCCGCTGAAGCCCCGCGTGTACAAGTCGAAGAGCAAGAACGCGCAGGAGGCGCACGAGGCCATCCGCCCCTCCGGCGAGACCTTCCGCACCCCGGCGTCCGTCTCGTCCGGTCTCGACCGCGAAGAGCTGCGCCTGTACGACCTGATCTGGAAGCGCACCGTCGCCAGCCAGATGTCGGATGCCAAGTACGAGACCACCACGGTCACGCTCGAGGCCCAGGCCGCAGGCAAGCGCGTCGAGTTCACCGCATCCGGAACCGTCTACACCTTCAAGGGCTTCCTCGAGGCGTACGAGGAAGGCCGCGACGAGAAGCGCAACGCACAGGACAGTTCGGCCGAGCAGTCGCTGCCCGCCGTCGCCGTCGGCGATGAGCTGGCGATGAGCGAGTCGGTGGCCAAGGGCCACCGCACGACCCCCAAGCCGCGTTACACCGAGGCCTCGCTGGTGAAAGCTCTCGAAGAGCACGGCATCGGCCGTCCATCGACCTTCGCCAGCATCATCGGCACGGTCATCGACCGCGGGTACGCGACCAAGCGCGGGCAGGCGCTCGTGCCCACCTGGCTGGCCTTCAGCGTCGTGCGACTGCTCGAGCAGCACTTCGCCGACCTGATCGACTACGACTTCACCGCGGCACTCGAAGACGACCTCGATGCGATCGCGCGCGGCGAGCAGAAGCGCGTCGAATGGCTGAAGTCCTTCTACTACGGCTCCGAGAAGCAGGTGGGCCTGCGGCAGGTCGTCGACAACCTCGGCGAGATCGACGCGCGCGCGCTGAACTCGACTCCGATCACCGACGACGCCACTCTGCGCTTCGGCAAGTACGGCCCCTACCTCGAGGTCGTCGACCCGGCGAACCCCGAGGCGAAGCCGCGCATCGTGAACGTGCCCGAAGACCTCGCCCCCGACGAGCTCACCGCTGAGAAGGCGCGCGAACTCATCGACGCGCCCGTCGCCGGTGACCGTGTTCTGGGCGAGAACCCCGAGAACGGCAAGATCATCGTCGTCAAGGACGGTCGTTTCGGTCCGTACGTGCAGGAGAACGATCCGGTGTCGGATGACGACGCGGTCGACGAGACGACGGGCGAGGTCGTCGAGAAGCCCAAGAAGAAGGCGAAGAAGGAGGCGGCGCCCAAGCCGCGCACCGCCTCGCTCTTCCGCTCGATGTCGGTCGACACCATCGACCTCGACACCGCGCTGCAGCTGCTCAGCCTGCCGCGCGTCGTCGGCACCGACCCGGCGACGGGCGAGGAGATCACCGCTCAGAACGGTCGCTTCGGCCCGTATCTGAAGAAGGGCACCGACTCGCGCTCGCTCGAGAGCGAATCGCAGATCTTCGACGTCACCCTCGAGAAGGCGCTCGAACTGTACGCGCAGCCGAAGTACGGCGGGCGCAAGGCATCCAGCGCTCTCAAGGAGTTCGAGGCCGACCCGGTCAGCGGCAAGCCGATCCGCATCCGGGACGGCCGCTTCGGGGCCTACGTCACCGACGGCGAGACGAACGTGACCATCCCGCGCGGTCAGACGCCTGACGACGTCACGTTCGAGATCGCCGTGCAGATGCTCGCCGACAAGCGCGCCAAGGGCCCGGCTCCGAAGCGCGGCGCGAAGAAGGCTCCGGCGAAGAAGGCTCCGGCGAAGAAGACCGCTGCCAAGAAGGCGCCAGCCAAGAAGGCTTCGGCGAAGAAGGCGGCGCCGACGTCGGATGCCGAGAAGGCGGCCGCTCGTTCTGAGGCGGCGAAAAAGGCGGCAGCCACGCGCAAGGCGAACGCGATCGCGAAGGCCGACGCAGCACGCGCGGCGAAGGCAGGCTCGTGA
- a CDS encoding helicase translates to MSGTALAAGVVTAQRAAGAADAAALAAADVASGAIRAEVDACASAALVARAAGSELGVCDLDGLTATVEVRSAYSGLVAVARARAGPPNR, encoded by the coding sequence ATGAGCGGAACCGCGCTCGCCGCAGGAGTCGTCACCGCGCAGCGTGCCGCGGGAGCGGCCGACGCCGCGGCGCTGGCCGCCGCGGACGTCGCATCAGGTGCGATCCGCGCAGAAGTGGACGCCTGCGCGTCGGCTGCCCTGGTGGCCCGCGCAGCCGGATCAGAGCTGGGGGTCTGCGATCTCGACGGCCTCACGGCGACGGTCGAGGTCAGATCGGCGTACTCTGGACTGGTCGCCGTCGCCCGCGCCCGAGCGGGACCCCCGAACAGGTAG
- a CDS encoding ImmA/IrrE family metallo-endopeptidase — MTIDASTLSRSAICDYAERVADKHGIFADGDYADLERLVHALGGRIDVAASFVAPEALTVRGERDFTVHLPPVTSHRRDRFTIAHELGHYFLHYLQPRVQGARSFGRGERNRVETQANYFAGALLMPSERFSRAWKRCDGDAWSVADRFGVSASAAAVRAQSLGLS; from the coding sequence GTGACGATCGATGCGTCCACACTTTCGCGTTCAGCGATCTGCGACTATGCAGAGCGTGTGGCGGATAAGCATGGCATCTTCGCGGATGGAGATTATGCCGACCTCGAGCGTCTTGTGCACGCACTCGGCGGCAGAATTGACGTCGCCGCTTCTTTCGTTGCCCCCGAAGCCTTGACCGTCCGCGGCGAACGTGACTTTACCGTGCACCTGCCGCCCGTGACTTCCCACCGACGCGACAGGTTTACCATCGCGCACGAGCTAGGGCACTACTTCTTGCACTACCTTCAGCCGCGCGTCCAGGGAGCACGTTCGTTCGGTCGCGGAGAGCGAAACCGAGTCGAGACGCAGGCCAACTACTTCGCTGGCGCGCTGCTGATGCCTTCTGAACGCTTCAGTCGAGCTTGGAAGCGTTGCGACGGTGACGCGTGGTCGGTCGCCGACCGTTTCGGTGTCTCTGCGAGCGCTGCGGCCGTGCGCGCCCAGTCCCTTGGCCTCAGCTGA